GCTCCTGCCAGCGCAGGCGCAGGCCGGAGTGCGGGTCGAACAGGTGGAGATCGGCGGGGTCGCAACGCAATCCGATGTCGTCGCCGGCCTGGACGCCGGCGGGCCGGGTGGCGCGCACCGACAGCTGGACCGCCCCCGCGGCGACGTGCACGAGCTCCTCGCTGCCGAGGTTCTCGACCATGGTCACGCGGCCGCGCATCGCCGTGGCGGTCGGGTCGATGCGCAGGCGTTCGGGGCGGACGCCGGCCAGAACGGGTGTGCCGCCGCCGGTTTCGCCCGGGCCGCCCACCGCATCGGCATCGATGCCGAGGGCGGCGTCGACACCGTCGGTGCGCACGCGCAGGCATCCCGCGTGCGAAACCACTTCTGCCGGAAAGATGTTCATCGGCGGCGCGCCCAGGAACCCGGCCACGAACGCGGTGCGCGGCCGATCGTAGAGCTCCTCGGGCGTGCCGACCTGTTCCACCCGGCCGGCATTGAGCAGGGCGATGCGGGTGGCCATGGTCATGGCCTCCACCTGGTCGTGGGTCACGTACAGGAAGGTGGCGCCGAGCCGCCGGTGCAGGGCGATCAGCTCGGCACGGGTGGCGCTGCGCAGTTTCGCGTCCAGATTCGACAGCGGTTCGTCCATCAGGAACGCGCCGGGATCGCGAACCATGGCCCGCGCCAGCGCGACTCGCTGCCGCTGACCACCCGACAGCGCGGCGGGGCGACGGTCCAGCAGGGCCGACAACTCCAGCGTGCGCGCCACCTGATCGACCCGCTCGGCGATCCGGGCGCGGGGGGTACGGCGGGCGCGCAACGGGAATCCGATGTTCTTCGCGACCGTCAGATGCGGGTAGAGCGCATAGCTCTGGAACACCATGGCGAGGTCTCGCTGCTGCGGCACCTCGTGGGTGATGTCGTTGCCGTCCAACAGGATTCGCCCCTGCGACGGCTGCTCCAGGCCCGCGATCATGCGCAGCAGCGTGGATTTGCCGCACCCGCTGGGGCCGAGCAGCACCAGGAACTCCCCATCCGCGATATCGAGGCTCACCTCGCGCACCGCGTAGTCGGCGTCGAATCGTTTCGACACCGCGTCGATCTGCAAGCGGGCCACTGTTCTCCTTCAGGCCGGCGCGGCGCCGGTCGTGATCCAAGCCGCCACGCCGGCGGCGATGGCGGGCGCGTCCTTGACCCACAGGAAGTGGTCGCGGTGCGCGACGGTCGAGTTCTCGTCGATGTGCCAGCG
This sequence is a window from Nocardia yunnanensis. Protein-coding genes within it:
- a CDS encoding ABC transporter ATP-binding protein encodes the protein MARLQIDAVSKRFDADYAVREVSLDIADGEFLVLLGPSGCGKSTLLRMIAGLEQPSQGRILLDGNDITHEVPQQRDLAMVFQSYALYPHLTVAKNIGFPLRARRTPRARIAERVDQVARTLELSALLDRRPAALSGGQRQRVALARAMVRDPGAFLMDEPLSNLDAKLRSATRAELIALHRRLGATFLYVTHDQVEAMTMATRIALLNAGRVEQVGTPEELYDRPRTAFVAGFLGAPPMNIFPAEVVSHAGCLRVRTDGVDAALGIDADAVGGPGETGGGTPVLAGVRPERLRIDPTATAMRGRVTMVENLGSEELVHVAAGAVQLSVRATRPAGVQAGDDIGLRCDPADLHLFDPHSGLRLRWQEPAPTTSAEPAASVA